In Capsicum annuum cultivar UCD-10X-F1 unplaced genomic scaffold, UCD10Xv1.1 ctg81071, whole genome shotgun sequence, the following proteins share a genomic window:
- the LOC124895290 gene encoding uncharacterized protein LOC124895290, whose protein sequence is MTSNIAECINGCLVEARKLPILGFLEEVRILFAAWNCKNNKIASYTNTTLGRRFEEILTHNGFKALRMTVKPAESYIYCVYDSVRRYIVDIERGTCNCGRYQIDELPCPHGIAVLKSKNVDVKDYGHYCSELYRPQTIVKTYELPIVPMPDKKVWNVPDFVDDEKFLPPKYRRPTGRPKKRKEFEIK, encoded by the exons atgacttcaaatatagCCGAATGTATTAATGGTTGTTTGGTTGAGGCTAGAAAACTTCCTATTCTAGGTTTCCTAGAAGAAGTTAGAATCTTATTTGCTGCATGGAATTGTAAGAACAACAAAATTGCATCTTACACCAATACAACTCTTGGCAGAAGATTTGAAGAAATACTAACTCATAATGGTTTTAAAGCTTTGCGGATGACA GTTAAGCCAGCAGAGAGTtatatttattgtgtttatgATTCGGTACGGAGGTACATTGTAGATATTGAGCGTGGCACGTGCAATTGTGGCCGGTATCAAATTGATGAATTACCTTGTCCACATGGAATTGCcgtattaaaaagtaaaaatgtgGATGTAAAGGATTATGGTCATTATTGCTCTGAATTATACAGGCCACAAACTATAGTGAAGACATATGAACTACCGATAGTTCCAATGCCAGACAAGAAGGTTTGGAATGTTCCAGATTTTGTTGATGATGAAAAATTTTTGCCCCCTAAATATCGAAGACCTACTGGTAGgccaaaaaaaagaaaggaatttgAAATCAAGTGA